In Monomorium pharaonis isolate MP-MQ-018 chromosome 3, ASM1337386v2, whole genome shotgun sequence, a genomic segment contains:
- the LOC105833972 gene encoding sodium-coupled monocarboxylate transporter 1 — protein sequence MIANLTGTEPFFAGHELKELTFGWTDYTLFGGLLGVSVLIGIYFGFFSTKQDNTTEYLLGGKTMSFLPISMSLIASHISGVSLLGVPSEVYQYGTQYAACIFTSFISCFIIVCVYLPVFYKLQLTSTFEYLEIRFARPVRQLASFLYTLSLVVYVPLIIYVPALAFSQATGMNLHYVAPVICMVCIFYTTIGGLKAVVWADTVQMTVTVGSLIAVLILGTIAVGGVGEIWRIAGEGGRIVFWNMDPSPFVRNSFWGMTVGMGMTWLASLGISQVSMQRFLAVPTIKEAQKSIWFLAVGLVVVKLISVFTGLTMYARYHKCDPITAHVVARSDKILPYYVLDVAANVPGLPGLFLAGLVSAGLSTMSAGLNTVAGTIYEDFIDPWLPKSNDKETRAANIMKVTVVVLGILCVGMVFLVDRLGDIFQLSLTVTGITAGAMLGLFSLGMLVPWATTKGAVVGGLVSMVTMIWIIVGAQWHMANRSLSYEPLPSTTEGCLNVPGLFNHTTTTQNPMPAVDEPFVMYRISFMYYTLLGALIVMVIGTIVSFICGAPDLRDINPDHFPPFIARLLLPKKYMEVSLHALPTALVTNPEKEELKS from the exons ATGATTGCTAATTTGACTGGCACGGAACCGTTTTTCGCGGGTCACGAACTGAAGGAACTCACTTTCGGATGGACCGattatactttattcggcGGGTTGCTGGGTGTCAGCGTCCTCATCGGTATCTACTTTGGTTTCTTCAGCACGAAACAGGACAATACTACCGAATACTTACTCGGCGGCAAGACTATGTCTTTTCTTCCAATTAGCATGAGTCTGATAGCAAG TCACATATCGGGAGTGTCTTTGCTCGGCGTGCCTTCCGAGGTATACCAGTACGGAACTCAATATGCCGCATGCATTTTCACATCTTTCATCAGCTGTTTCATAATCGTATGCGTATACCTGCCGGTATTTTACAAGCTGCAGCTGACAAGCACTTTCGAGTATCTGGAAATTAGATTCGCCAGGCCAGTCCGGCAATTAGCGTCCTTTCTCTATACCCTCTCCTTGGTAGTCTATGTGCCGTTAATAATCTACGTGCCGGCGTTAGCCTTTTCGCAAGCGACCGGGATGAATCTGCATTATGTCGCGCCAGTGATATGCATGGTGTGCATCTTCTACACGACCATC GGAGGTCTGAAGGCTGTCGTATGGGCGGATACGGTTCAAATGACGGTGACTGTCGGAAGTCTCATTGCCGTTTTGATCTTGGGAACGATTGCCGTGGGCGGCGTCGGTGAGATCTGGAGAATAGCCGGGGAGGGTGGTAGAATTGTGTTTTGGAA TATGGATCCCAGTCCTTTCGTTAGAAATTCATTTTGGGGCATGACAGTGGGAATGGGAATGACATGGCTAGCATCACTGGGCATCAGCCAGGTTTCTATGCAAAGATTTCTGGCAGTACCTACTATAAAAGAAGCACAGAA GTCGATATGGTTCCTGGCTGTAGGCCTAGTAGTCGTAAAACTGATTTCCGTTTTCACCGGTCTTACGATGTACGCCAGATATCACAAGTGCGATCCCATAACTGCACAC GTGGTGGCAAGGAGCGACAAGATATTGCCGTATTACGTGCTGGACGTAGCCGCGAACGTTCCAGGACTTCCTGGCCTCTTTCTCGCCGGTCTGGTAAGCGCCGGTCTCTCGACGATGAGCGCCGGACTGAACACAGTCGCCGGCACGATTTATGAAGATTTCATCGATCCCTGGCTGCCAAAGAGCAACGACAAAGAGACTAGAGCCGCCAACATTATGAAG GTCACGGTGGTAGTCCTAGGCATTCTGTGCGTGGGCATGGTGTTCCTCGTGGACCGTCTCGGTGATATCTTTCAATTATCCCTGACCGTGACCGGTATCACCGCCGGTGCTATGTTGGGTCTGTTCTCGCTGGGGATGCTGGTGCCCTGGGCGACAACCAAGGGGGCGGTGGTCGGCGGACTTGTCTCGATGGTGACGATGATCTGGATCATCGTCGGCGCGCAATGGCATATGGCCAATCGCAGTCTCTCCTACGAACCTCTTCCCTCCACGACGGAGGGTTGCCTGAACGTACCCGGTCTGTTTAATCATACGACGACCACGCAGAATCCAATGCCAGCCGTGGACGAGCCTTTCGTCATGTACAGGATATCCTTCATGTACTATACGCTATTGGGGGCCCTAATCGTGATGGTGATCGGCACGATAGTCAGCTTCATCTGCGGCGCTCCTGATTTAAGGGACATTAATCCAGATCACTTCCCACCGTTCATAGCCAG ACTTTTACTGCCGAAGAAATATATGGAAGTGTCATTGCATGCGTTGCCGACAGCATTGGTAACTAATCCAGAGAAAGAAGAACTGAAATcttga
- the LOC105833970 gene encoding KICSTOR complex protein ITFG2: MRAVSFVKKLQWELPGTVCRHGLTIGDVDNDGDNELVVGTTEGELYIFKGSELWQKIIGLGLITSVAIGDIFNYGRNALVVICCDGWTHIFYSPKSVNPNNSNMLAGQHISKDTNEQDIFKANTDIGNSQNTETHVDNTNEINELSGKMECVHVQRIPTNTKIVLIADVDKDGANEMILGLTDRVVRSYRWSSNADLEKGKLVGLNKWECTNQIGTVTLQHTSDGTPTLLVAQPGGTFMRIKCNSEDCQSKNSSCEAVDYQTLGISRMRNQNISTEIIGNLEPGIMPFISTIEPKMSSYMPKDKLSKQSFTDDSQIDMKTFKPASLEFKRNYSQPAFRKNSLDMAGEYGRDFTIENSGPVRFYSPVESSSTDELDGNFIGGNVILGKYDNRTVKDTLVPSFKKISHNNNENNSNNNNNNTNNISKSNQQGIIKEDTDSNNEVINENAPKGKPYALATLDGTIMLVQDEVILWAMQVDHQIFALCRLDVTGDNSDEIIACAWDGQTYILDQQRHSVRFQFEESVRAFCTGNYNVIPGTSSPSLVYNTFNNKIFLYYDVILPSMTITPLNPTKDFESDEMQALDKLLGECNTNEKQQKIQQLTEWLLYGID; the protein is encoded by the exons ATGAGAGCTGTTagctttgtaaaaaaattacaatgggAATTACCGGGTACTGTATGCAG GCATGGCTTAACCATAGGTGATGTTGATAATGACGGTGATAATGAATTGGTTGTTGGCACTACCGAAGGAGAACTTTATATCTTCAAG GGTTCAGAGTTATGGCAGAAGATTATTGGCCTTGGCCTTATAACTAGCGTAGCGATCggagatatatttaattatggaCGCAATGCACTTGTTGTTATTTGCTGCGATGGATggacacatatattttatagtcccAAATCTGTTAATCCTAACAACTCTAACATGCTGGCAGGCCAACATATCAGCAAAGATACAAATGAACAGGATATCTTTAAAGCAAATACTG aTATAGGAAATTCCCAAAATACCGAGACACATGTTGACAATACCAATGAAATCAATGAACTCTCTGGAAAAATGGAATGTGTACATGTACAAAGGATCCCAACTAATACGAAAATAGTGCTGATAGCCGATGTCGATAAAGATGGTGCTAATGAGATGATCCTTGGTCTGACAGATCGTGTTGTGAGATCTTACAGATGGTCAAGTAATGCTGAtttggaaaaaggaaaattagtTGGCCTAAATAAGTGGGAGTGCACTAATCAAATAGGAACGGTTACATTGCAA CATACTAGTGATGGTACGCCAACTCTGCTAGTAGCACAGCCTGGTGGTACATTCATGCGGATTAAGTGCAACTCTGAAGATTGTCAATCAAAGAATAGTTCCTGCGAGGCTGTAGATTATCAGACCTTAGGGATATCTAGAATGCgcaatcaaaatatttcaacggAGATTATCGGAAATTTAGAGCCGGGAATAATGCCATTTATTTCGACGATCGAACCTAAGATGTCTAGTTACATGcctaaagataaattatcaaaGCAAAGTTTCACAGACGACAGTCAAATAGACATGAAGACTTTCAAACCTGCTTCTCTCGAGTTCAAAAGGAATTACTCGCAACCGGCGTTTCGAAAAAATAGCCTAGATATGGCTGGTGAGTATGGCAGAGACTTTACAATAGAAAATTCAGGACCAGTTAGATTTTATAGTCCTGTCGAGTCTTCAAGTACTGATGAACTAGATGGCAACTTTATCGGTGGCAACGTTATTCTCGGGAAATACGATAACAGAACTGTAAAAGATACATTGGTaccatcttttaaaaaaatttcacataataataatgagaataatagtaataataataataataataccaaCAATATCAGTAAATCGAATCAGCAAGGAATTATAAAAGAAGACACGGATTCAAACAATGAAGTCATCAATGAGAATGCTCCGAAGGGAAAACCTTATGCTTTGGCAACGCTTGATGGAACTATTATGCTGGTACAGGATGAAGTCATTTTATG GGCTATGCAAGTAGATCATCAGATATTTGCCCTGTGTCGACTGGACGTCACAGGTGATAATTCTGATGAGATAATAGCTTGTGCTTGGGATGGACAGACCTATATCTTGGATCAACAACGACATAGCGTACGCTTTCAATTTGAGGAATCGGTCAGAGCTTTTTGCACAGGAAATTACAATGTAATTCCAGGAACGTCTAGTCCAAGTTTGGTGTACAATACTTTCAACAACAAG atTTTTCTTTACTATGACGTTATTTTGCCGAGCATGACGATCACTCCTTTGAATCCCACGAAGGACTTTGAATCTGATGAAATGCAAGCCTTAGATAAATTACTGGGCGAGTGTAATACAAATGAGAAACAGCAAAAGATACAGCAGTTAACTGAATGGTTGCTGTATGGcatagattaa
- the LOC118644051 gene encoding mitochondrial inner membrane protease subunit 2 isoform X1: protein MRIPRFFRNVLIGIPIGIAFCDTVGYVARVDGISMQPALNPDLRYPDYVFLNRWAIRNRNVQRGDIVCIVSPKVPNQTLIKRVVGLPGDIIGTHGYKISAVQVWKRYVEVPEGHCWLQGDHIGHSMDSNTFGPISLGLVTAKATHIVWPPSRWQQLQATKPNYESC, encoded by the exons ATGAGAATCCCACGTTTTTTCCGTAATGTCTTGATAGGCATTCCGATTGGGATTGCTTTCTGCGATACTGTCGGATATGTCGCGAGGGTGGATGGAATATCTATGCAGCCTGCGCTAAATCCAGACCTACGGTATCCCGACTACGTGTTCCTGAATCGTTGGGCCATCCGAAATCGAAACGTACAACGCGGCGACATAGTGTGCATCGTGTCTCCTAAGGTGCCGAATCAGACGCTCATCAAGAGAGTTGTGGGACTACCCGGTGACATCATAGGAACACATGGATACAAGATCAGTGCCGTTCAAGTATGGAAACGATATGTAGAA gTACCAGAAGGGCACTGCTGGTTACAAGGAGACCATATTGGACATTCTATGGACTCTAATACCTTTGGGCCAATATCTCTAGGTTTGGTAACAGCAAAAGCTACTCATATAGTTTGGCCACCGAGTCGATGGCAACAGTTACAGGCTACAAAACCCAACTATGAGAGCTGTTag
- the LOC118644051 gene encoding mitochondrial inner membrane protease subunit 2 isoform X2, whose amino-acid sequence MRIPRFFRNVLIGIPIGIAFCDTVGYVARVDGISMQPALNPDLRYPDYVFLNRWAIRNRNVQRGDIVCIVSPKVPNQTLIKRVVGLPGDIIGTHGYKISAVQVPEGHCWLQGDHIGHSMDSNTFGPISLGLVTAKATHIVWPPSRWQQLQATKPNYESC is encoded by the exons ATGAGAATCCCACGTTTTTTCCGTAATGTCTTGATAGGCATTCCGATTGGGATTGCTTTCTGCGATACTGTCGGATATGTCGCGAGGGTGGATGGAATATCTATGCAGCCTGCGCTAAATCCAGACCTACGGTATCCCGACTACGTGTTCCTGAATCGTTGGGCCATCCGAAATCGAAACGTACAACGCGGCGACATAGTGTGCATCGTGTCTCCTAAGGTGCCGAATCAGACGCTCATCAAGAGAGTTGTGGGACTACCCGGTGACATCATAGGAACACATGGATACAAGATCAGTGCCGTTCAA gTACCAGAAGGGCACTGCTGGTTACAAGGAGACCATATTGGACATTCTATGGACTCTAATACCTTTGGGCCAATATCTCTAGGTTTGGTAACAGCAAAAGCTACTCATATAGTTTGGCCACCGAGTCGATGGCAACAGTTACAGGCTACAAAACCCAACTATGAGAGCTGTTag
- the LOC105833964 gene encoding transport and Golgi organization protein 1 produces MAEITEFGPRKTFFILAIVFGCFTVLWPKILHPMFIGIVTPHHSDSSVCCEVIFESDVTAVDIMQEMCQNILRHHPIDPRVRDVLKLSKLTPQTASLCREEVLARCGIDLSAFLAERESLGKTYKQVLEEIRSFNSSLCLKMNFGVPLSQLGIPHLIRYHILMPHNTIPQERRVPPHAGGLHPALRERGRAIPTSHIVPKVMDRTSDQVMPKMRPPLGGAGHVVPATKGNGTMGIIMPMYTIGIVLFFLYTIMKVLKKNSDSEIISEYPGAAAEKEFRKMVFSPEALATAMTGGTLHYPRERSPHRPAPTIEELNDQAAGDIEIDQLRQRLVETEAAMERIVVQMGNISRSVMHNSSSQPEIKEDTADQASHSRESEELDAVEQSPTVKVMGMEMTASCEGGQKCSRPTTPIIPTPSNVEREKTPPTPIYLEGALPPQCELLVTDSETQAEKSEDDDDAPVVLSGKMTLSLISLDQIPADSEIEEPDSKRTNVLHTEMENKEVKDKEYKILQKEDKEMEEEEYEEDEEEDEDEEGIKQKMKEVEDKERKKKEEYEEEEEKEEEEEEEKEEEEEEEEEEEEEEEEEEEEEKSEEEEEEDEKEEEDEEEEEEEEEEEEEEEEEEEEEEEEEEEEDGYNMDKEK; encoded by the exons ATGGCCGAGATAACGGAGTTCGGACCGAGAAAGACGTTTTTTATACTTGCGATCGTGTTCGGCTGCTTCACGGTGCTGTGGCCGAAAATTCTGCACCCTATGTTCATAGGAATTGTCACTCCACATCACTCGGATAGCTCGG TGTGCTGCGAGGTGATATTCGAAAGCGATGTCACCGCCGTGGACATCATGCAGGAGATGTGTCAGAATATATTGAGACACCATCCGATTGACCCACGTGTGAGGGACGTGCTAAAGCTCAGCAAGCTGACCCCTCAGACCGCGAGTCTGTGTAGAGAGGAGGTTCTAGCCAGATGTGGCATAGACCTGTCTGCCTTTCTCGCGGAGAGGGAGAGTCTGGGGAAAACCTATAAACAAGTGTTGGAGGAAATCAGATCATTCAATAGCTCCCTTTGCCTCAAAATGAATTTTGGTGTGCCACTGTCACAATTAGGGATACCTCATCTTATCAGATATCATATCTTGATGCCACACA ATACTATACCACAAGAACGTCGTGTTCCTCCTCATGCAGGAGGATTGCATCCTGCACTgagagagaggggaagagCCATACCAACATCTCATATTGTACCAAAAGTAATGGACAGGACATCTGACCAAGTCATGCCAAAAATGAGGCCACCCCTTGGTGGTGCCGGTCATGTTGTTCCAGCAACGAAAGGAAATGGCACAATGGGGATTATCATGCCTATGTATACAATAGGAATAGTCTTGTTTTTCTTATACACCATTATGAAG gttttgaaaaaaaattccgaCAGCGAGATTATTTCGGAATACCCAGGAGCAGCTGCCGAGaaagaatttcgaaaaatggTATTCAGTCCAGAAGCTCTTGCTACTGCGATGACTGGAGGTACCCTACATTATCCAAGAGAAAGATCACCGCACAGACCTGCTCCAACTATTGAGGAATTAAACGATC AAGCGGCAGGAGACATAGAGATAGATCAACTGAGACAACGATTGGTCGAGACGGAAGCAGCCATGGAAAGAATCGTTGTCCAGATGGGCAACATATCACGTTCAGTAATGCATAACTCGAGCTCACAGCCAGAAATCAAG gAGGACACTGCAGACCAGGCCTCACATAGTAGGGAAAGTGAAGAGTTAGATGCAGTAGAGCAGTCACCAACAGTTAAAGTTATGGGTATGGAAATGACAGCTAGTTGTGAAGGTGGACAGAAATGTAGCAGACCCACTACTCCAATTATTCCTACACCAAG TAAtgttgaaagagaaaaaacgcCACCGACACCTATATATTTAGAGGGTGCGCTTCCACCGCAGTGTGAATTACTAGTGACCGATTCAGAAACTCAAGCTGAAAAATCAGAGGACGATGACGACGCTCCAGTTGTTCTCTCAGGCAAAAtgactctctctctcatcaGCCTCGACCAGATTCCAGCT gATTCGGAGATTGAAGAACCAGATAGTAAGAGAACAAATGTCTTGCATACCGAAATGGAAAATAAGGaagtaaaagataaagaatacaagatattgcaaaaagaagataaagaaatGGAAGAAGAGGAATATGAAGAAGACGAAGAAGAGGATGAAGACGAAGAGggaataaaacaaaagatgAAAGAAGTAGaagacaaagaaagaaaaaagaaagaggaatatgaagaggaggaagagaaagaagaggaagaggaggaagagaaagaagaagaggaggaagaagaggaagaggaggaagaggaagaggaagaggaagaagaggaagaaaagagcgaagaggaggaagaagaggatgaaaaagaggaggaagacgaagaggaagaagaggaggaggaagaggaagaagaggaggaggaagaggaagaagaggaggaagaggaagaagaggaggaggaagatgGATACAATAtggataaagaaaaataa